In the Periophthalmus magnuspinnatus isolate fPerMag1 chromosome 4, fPerMag1.2.pri, whole genome shotgun sequence genome, one interval contains:
- the s1pr1 gene encoding sphingosine 1-phosphate receptor 1 has translation MADLIAAHYNYTGKFRKTQQDSGLKADSVVFIIVCCFIFLENLLVLITIWRTKKFHKPMYYFIGNLALSDLLAGVVYTANILLSGANTYKLTPTQWFFREGSMFVALAASVFSLLAIAIERHLTMLKMKLHNNGNTFRVFLLISTVWMIAAMLGGLPIMGWNCIESMENCSTVLPLYHKTYILFCTTVFSIILMAIVVLYARIYALVRTRSRKLVFRKVTNGARGSTGANSKSSEKSMALLKTVIIVLSGFIACWAPLFILLLLDVACETKTCPILYKAEWFLALAVLNSAMNPLIYTLTSNEMRRAFLKTLLCCTAWIRPKFQSGPIAEFSRSKSDNSSHPNKEEGEYSPKETASANITSSS, from the coding sequence atggccgacctCATCGCCGCGCACTACAACTACACCGGCAAGTTCCGCAAAACCCAGCAGGACTCGGGTCTGAAGGCGGACTCCGTGGTTTTTATCATCGTCTGCTGCTTCATTTTCCTCGAGAATCTTTTGGTTTTAATCACGATTTGGCGAACGAAGAAATTCCACAAACCCATGTACTACTTCATCGGGAACTTAGCGCTGTCCGATCTGCTCGCCGGCGTCGTTTACACCGCCAACATCCTGCTATCGGGCGCGAACACGTACAAGCTAACGCCGACGCAGTGGTTTTTCCGCGAGGGGAGTATGTTCGTAGCGTTAGCCGCGTCGGTTTTTAGCCTGTTAGCGATCGCGATTGAACGGCACCTGACCATGCTAAAGATGAAGCTCCACAACAACGGAAACACGTTCAGGGTGTTCTTGTTGATTAGCACGGTGTGGATGATAGCCGCTATGCTAGGCGGGTTGCCGATCATGGGGTGGAATTGCATCGAGAGCATGGAAAACTGCTCTACCGTTCTCCCGCTGTACCACAAAACCTACATCTTATTTTGTACGACGGTTTTTAGCATCATCCTCATGGCGATCGTCGTGCTTTACGCTAGGATTTACGCCCTGGTCCGCACGCGAAGCCGGAAACTCGTCTTCCGGAAAGTTACGAACGGCGCCCGAGGTAGCACCGGCGCCAACAGCAAGAGCTCGGAGAAGTCCATGGCTCTTCTGAAAACCGTCATCATCGTTTTGAGCGGCTTCATCGCGTGCTGGGCGCCGCTCTTCATCCTGCTCCTCCTCGACGTAGCGTGCGAAACGAAAACGTGTCCCATCCTGTACAAAGCCGAGTGGTTCCTAGCGTTAGCCGTGCTGAACTCGGCCATGAACCCGCTGATCTACACGCTGACGAGTAACGAGATGCGCCGCGCGTTCCTGAAGACGCTCCTCTGCTGCACAGCCTGGATCCGACCCAAGTTCCAGTCCGGACCCATCGCGGAGTTCAGCCGGAGCAAGTCGGATAACTCCTCCCATCCCAACAAGGAGGAAGGAGAATACTCGCCGAAGGAAACCGCGTCCGCTAACATCACGTCCTCGTCCTAA